CACAACTTGTCCTCTTTGCCTACAGAGGAACCATCAACAGGTAGGACTTTTCCTATGTCTGTTGATGTTTTTTTCTATGTCTCTAGTGTctaaataaatggatttttgtttttattagcaaTCACTTGTTTATTAAATAATGGTGATTGttgattaaattattttcatctaAATGACGTACAGGCACATAGATCCCATAGACCCTCATGCCTGTGAATCTACTTGGGTAAGGTGATTGTTTATTGGTTTATGGACAAGCAAGGCTGTGATATTCATGTATCTGAGTCCATTTCCTGTGTGAAGTGAAAACTGGACTGAATGTGACCCCATCTGAATGTGGATTGCTTCACCTGTGTTTGGTGGCAGCAATTTAACATTAAAACAGGAGATCTGGATTTCATCTTTGGTCAGACACccagaaaggcagcagctgctgccagcaaagttgttttttattggtTAATGAATTTGCACTGAGAAATCTGAGCATGACAAAGGGGGAGAGAGCAGTGAAATCCTGAAGCAGATTATGGGATGAAGAAATCCCACTTCAAGGAGAGAAAGGAAGTAAATAGTATTGTGACTagttattaatattttcttttataagaCAGGCTTACCCACCAAAGCTTAAGCTATTGGTCAATTCTTTGTCTCCAGATTTTCATTAATAGTTGGGACTAAAAcattaattcttatttttttgttttatccaCAGAATGTGAACAAGAGCCTGGGTCCCTGCTGTGGATTTTTGTGATGGTTGGAAACATCGTGAGAGGGATGGGGGAAACTCCCATCATGCCTTTGGGAATTTCCTATTTGGAGGATTTTGCCAAAGCAGAGAATTCACCTTTCTACTTGGGTAAATCCAGCCTGTTGCGGTAATTGCCCTTCTCCGAACACACAggcaaacaaaagcaaaagaaaggatTATTGTGATGCCCTTCAGCCCaataaagaaatgcagaaaacattAATTATTGCCTTATCAAAACAACAATATTTTAGGATTGTAATTTAACCAGAGAGAAACTTGTTGGAATGAGGCCATTTTTAGGTGCAAATACTTTTTCAGTAGAGCTGTCCTAACCATATGGAGCAATTCCAAGAAGGTAATTGTGACTGGGTTCTAATTTagaatgttttctctttttcccactCTAGCATGTCTACATACAGCAACTGTCATTGGCCCCTTCCTTGGTTTGTTGTTGGCTTCATtctgtgcagagctgtttgTTGACATTGGATCAGTAGGTGCAGGTAATGGGTGAACATATAAAACCTTATTTTTAAGTCTGTAGTTGGTGTATTTTTCAGAGCTAAAAGATGTTTCCTTGCTAATATGAGTTAATCCCACCAGGAGTTAATAACACCATGAGTTTGTTGGCGTTTTTTTAGAATAGAAGATTGGTTTATAATTTTCAGTTCATAGGTACACAAATCAATCTGCTTGTAAATTATCTGTTGAAAAATTGTGTCATCTGGCTTAACAGAGGAAAGGACTAGAATTAACTTAATACAAGCCACTGAAATTTGCCAGAAAATTAGCAACATTAGAAAAGAGAACTGGAGAATATGCTCTTTCATAAGCCTCATGTTAAGAAtcattaaaatgcttttatgtCAGAGGTGACTGGGAAAGCCCAAAATGACAGCAAAGAATGTTTCTGAAGTGATCAAGAAGtctgtttttgtgttttattccAGATGAGATAACTATAGCAGCCACAGATGCCCGCTGGGTTGGGGCCTGGTGGCTGGGCATTTTGATCTGTGCGCTGCTCAATCTGCTGGTGGCAATTCCATTCTGGTTCTTGCCCAAGTCCCTGGTGAAGGAAGGTGAAACCAATGAACCTGAGGAGACAAGTGAAAAAACTGCAACACCATTGCAAGAAAATGATAAGAATGAAGCCAAGCAGACCATGTATGAAATTGCTAAAGGCAAGTTGTGTtgcattttattcctttctagctttagtCCTAAGGTGTGAACTCTGTGTACTTTGTAATTAAAGGTGGGTCCAAGATGTGCAGTGCCTGCTCTGTTTTGATGTCTCTGCAGTTCAAGGGATTTGTACAGGAATTTAGAATGGCTCcttgcagaggaaaaaagctgatttCATAGATATGGGATCTGgatccttccttttcccctcttgcAATTCAGGTGTACGTAGatctctgcttcccaggaaaGGGCTGAAGCTCTGAAATCTGAGTAGAAATATTACAGCTCAGTGAACTGGGCATGAGGTGCAGATATTAGTTGTTTGTGCCCCACATTCACTgggcagaaaagcagaaaccCAACATAAATCTTGTGCATTTCTTGAGTACAGCTGAAAGCCCTAAAAGGGAATTGACAGAAAATTAACCCTCATAAACATTTAATTATTGCTGAACAAAGATGTATTCCACTCACATTTATTCAcctggcagctttcacatctctGGTCTTTCAAATCTATGTAAGAACATAGAGTAGGAGCTCCTACAAGAGTAGgagcatatttttttcccttccttatttaaaggaaaaatccttCCTACATTTCCTGGTTGGAAATGCAAGTGAATAAACTATGTCAAAGGCTATGATCTTcagagcagcctgtcctgctcaGGGCCCTCTGACAGGACCTCAGAAATTTTCAGCGAGTAAATTCCAAGTGGCAGCTCCCTCTCCGTGCTTTTCCAGCTGGGTCCTGCAGATTCACCACAGCCAGAGTGAGTCCTTAGGTCCTGGCTGATATTGCAGCTTCATCTTGATAACCAGAGCATCTCTTTCTGCTGCCACCTAGCCTTAAATGAATTAATGAATAAAATactgctctcccagctcaggTGTGGCTCCTTAGTGCTCCAGGGTTATAGGAATGTTTTTATAGTAAAAAAATAAcctaaaataaaactaatttaaCAACAATAAAATTTCCTTAAGAAGCTATGATTAAAAATGTCACTGCATCTGTAAATAATGCAGCTTATTTCTAGTGTTTCTAAGATTTGACTAATTTTTGAAAGATTTGCATACAGAGCTACTTCTAATAAGGTCCTTGTTTAGCTCTGGAAGATATACACCCATCCTAAGCGGTGCCCACTTTCAGTGAGGCCCAGTCATTGTTTTGTAGATGCCTAAATTTATCTGCAGAGTTTCTTGACAATAGCTCAGCACATTGATTAAGAGAGAACATTAGACAAAGGGGaattgtggggctttttttatGGTTCAAATCCTGACAATGGGCATTATTCAGAGGAAAGACCTGTGTGAATCAGTTTCTCAGATGCTTACTTGGCTGAAAACTGGCTGATGCAGATTATGAGAGGATGGTGTGAATAAGTGTGCTCACAGCTCTCTTCAGACCTCTTCTGCCCCAGcagcaaaccccaaaatcagaatTCAGCCCTCTGGGGCAGCTTGTCACAGCTCTGGAGCGCATTTCACCCCTCTGGAtgccagctgcaggacagggctTTTGCTGAGTGCTCTGGGGGCATGAGATgagagaaaagggagggaagaTGGGGCAGTAGCTGCTGCCACtgtgatttatttattatttttttataaggAAGAGCTGCACtggtgtgcatgtgtgtgtgtgagggtaTCTCTGGGTAGAGGACACCCTGGACTAAGCAAGGGATCTTTGGCCTGTGGTGTCTGGCAAAGCACAAGGTTTATCCTGGTCCAGCTCAGGACCATTTCTGTTCCCCCCTTTCCCTCACAGCCACATTGTTTTCATAAAGCATCACACTAACTCAAGGCATTATTTCCTTGCAGATTTCATCCCCTTCCTCAAGGCTCTGTTCCACAACCCTGTGTATATGTTATTTATATGCATAACTGTGCTACAGTTCAGTGCCTTTGATGGCATGATATCCTTCATGCCCAAGTATCTGGAACAGCAGTTTGGGAAATCTGCATCAGATGCCATCTTTTTGATTGgtatgtttgcattttgttatGTTCTATCAATTAGTGATGTCTCTATTCAAATTATCTATATTTTCACATATATACTTATGTtcatgtgtatttatatatacatactAAGGTTAAATGCTTCTACAGGTGAGGGATATCACATTACAAAACATTTCTAAATGCCAATGCATTTTCTGCTAAACATCTAATTTTTTGTGCACAATTTTATAATCTAATTCCCATCTTTTGAATTGGGTCCAAAAATTCAGCTGATATGAAACTAAGCCATGTGATGCTTGTGTAAAACCATTTCCAATGAGTCTTTCAGTCAGAATTTGCTTCTTTTAAGCATCAATCATCAAAGAATGATGTGAGAGCACATTCAGTAATCTCATCTCAAAACTGAAAGCCTGTTCCTCCTTTCTGTCATGCTTAGAGTGCATTAAGATGTGCACTTAATTAAGATGTGCACAGATCTTTTTGTTGAGTTTCCCAGTCAGAGGCTGGATTGaaacaatataatttttttcttattattattttttgtttgtttgttttgtttttgttgtggttGTTTTTGAGTGGGACCTAGAGTGCAACTCTAGATTGCCGTTTTCCAATGAATAATTTTAGCCTTACCCTGTAGATCCCTCCCCAAGCAGTTCTCACCTGCTGTTGACTTTGGCAGAGGTTTTGGCTGTGAAAGGAAATTAGCAGAGACCATTTCTGATTGTAGTTAAATTATTCAGCCCCAGACACCCTTTGAGTCTTTGCCAAACACAACCTTCCCTCACAGCAGCTATATAGCTCCCTCTCTAGCTGCCCTGTAGTAGAGTAGCTTTGATGGTCTCCTTTATTTTAACATGGAAGTTTCACTTGTTTAACTAGGTGTTTACAACTTGCCAGTTCTATGCGTTGGGTATTTTTCTGGAGGCTTGTTCATGAAGAAATTCAAGATAAATATCTATCAGGCTGCGAGCATAGCATTTTGGGTATCTTTACTGGAATACCTTCTCTACTTTGCTGCCTATTGGACTGTCTGTGATACCTCACCAGTTGCTGGTCTAACAGTTTCCTATCAAGGGTATGTTTTTTGGGACTCAGGAGGACTTCAGTCTTAAAACAACAGGATGATTTTTCTTGTCAAGAATCAGCCAGAAGCTCCATTGCAATTCCCTGTTCTAAATTCTCAAGGCTTTCTGCTTGCATTAGACATTAGGTCTTTCATGCCTTTTTCAAACAACAAAAGTGTATTAAAAAAGATATCCATGCAGTTGCATGTCCATATTAATTCTTTTACTAAGACAGATATTAAAGTCTGTAACTGCaggtgaaaataaaaactgttggTGAAATCAGGCATACATGAGTGCAATTTCAGAATAAGAGAGGAACAAATCCCCTTCTTGTTCTTACACTGGTTTACTCAAATTTGATTACTATCAAGTTATCAGAGGGTATTTTATCTGCAGTTTCTTGATTTGAAATCCACCATTGATCATTGGCAATcttagaatggtttgggttggaagggatcttaaagagTCTCTATCTCCAAACTCCctgccccatggcagggacacttccactaGGCCAGGTTGTGCTTTGTGTCTGTAAAATGGACATGGAGGTGCCAATACAACCCTTATGgacaattaaaaatatacaggccatagataagaaaaaagctgtggagtaTTCATACCTTATTTACAATATTAATGTAATACAATACAATTTAGTGTCCTATAGAGAGATAAAAAGGCATGACTTCAGGGCAGGAGCATGTAGGGTTGGGTCCTGATTCAACACTTGAGCTAGAATAGAATCTTAAGAATTGCATGGGGTTACTGTGGGTATCTCattactgaaatatttattcatcTTCCGAATGTGTTTCAGAATAGAACAAGTTTCATATGCAGAAAATACTCTCCTGGCTGGCTGCAACATGGATTGTGATTGCCCACTTAAAATCTGGGACCCAGTTTGTGGGAGCAATGGGATCACTTATGTGTCACCTTGTCTTGCTGGATGTAAATCCTCAAGAGGAACTGGAAGGAGTTTGGTAAAGCATACATTTTATTGTACTGTAACTGTGAAATCAAGTAGGTGGCAAATATTTATACCAATATAGGATGGGGAATCATATACATAATTAAtgtacatataatatatattaatatatttttaccTTATATATTCATGTACATTGAATATATAAGGTAAAAAATTTGAACAAATTCATTGAGTAGCACCAGAAATTTCAAACTGCATAGGAAAATCGGTTTAagtttgaattaaaaaatataatgaagGGCAATTCTTCTCTCTTAAGAACTAAAGGAATATTAAATGCTTAACAAGGAGTGAGAAAT
This region of Ammospiza caudacuta isolate bAmmCau1 chromosome 5, bAmmCau1.pri, whole genome shotgun sequence genomic DNA includes:
- the LOC131557477 gene encoding solute carrier organic anion transporter family member 1A2-like produces the protein MKEPEKPRAEDKFCCISKLKVFLLALSLAFLGKTMSGAYMNSMYTQIEKQFNIPASLVGIINGSFEIGNLLLIAFVSYFGAKLHRPRIIALGCTVLSFGCLLISLPHFLFGRYHIESSISQRENVSVMPLCLVNHNLSSLPTEEPSTECEQEPGSLLWIFVMVGNIVRGMGETPIMPLGISYLEDFAKAENSPFYLACLHTATVIGPFLGLLLASFCAELFVDIGSVGADEITIAATDARWVGAWWLGILICALLNLLVAIPFWFLPKSLVKEGETNEPEETSEKTATPLQENDKNEAKQTMYEIAKDFIPFLKALFHNPVYMLFICITVLQFSAFDGMISFMPKYLEQQFGKSASDAIFLIGVYNLPVLCVGYFSGGLFMKKFKINIYQAASIAFWVSLLEYLLYFAAYWTVCDTSPVAGLTVSYQGIEQVSYAENTLLAGCNMDCDCPLKIWDPVCGSNGITYVSPCLAGCKSSRGTGRSLVFENCTCVAASGFSSQNISATLGHCDGHESCDKMLHYFLILTLVCSFIFSLAAMPGYMVLMRSLKPEEKSFGVGIHGLASRVFAGIPSPIYFGALIDTTCLKWGTMTCGGEGACRMYDVVTYRWLYLGLPAVLRGVSYIPSTLVLLILKKQLKSEKPVLLNEPIEMQDKGQEAVK